A stretch of DNA from Xyrauchen texanus isolate HMW12.3.18 chromosome 36, RBS_HiC_50CHRs, whole genome shotgun sequence:
GTGCCATACTATGCTGACAGTATGCACAGCCAGTCTTCAAAGATGAAAATCAGatttctcgcaataagttttacgtGCCCTCATGAtgttgcgttccctctcaataagtgttgcgttccctcgcaataaatttaccatggttttacaaccttaaccatattttaatggtATTTGTAGTGAAAGCATAGTGATAATACATGAAAACAAAAACTGTGGTGATATAAATTGAAATTTCGTGtgtatcatggttttactatgcaTGAACAATtgataatacttttacagcacttattaatcttggttaatgttaaattcTAGATTTacaaaattttaaacatttttaaaatcaaatgttgtatatgtgaaaattagttaatgcactataaactaacaatgaacatttgtatttttatacataaataaaaatgaatgaatattgaaaaaaatattttgttcgtCATTAGTTAATGATGCCtaatgtatttactaatgttaacaaatgtaaccttatattaAAGTGCTATCAAAattgtagactgtagtaaccatagatTTTGGCAGAAAACTAGTTTTTCCATAGTAATATAATATGATTGTTGTAGGTTAACCAacagttttttttgtgtggaaaCCACGGTTTAATACATTACGCTGTATCCATATATAATAGTAACCATTGTTTTAATCTTGTGATTACTACAGTTTTACTACACATGTCATGGCATTTGTGTAAatcaaaataaccacaaaattattatttttattaccatagtttttctGTATTAGtactatttattaaaaatagtggaaattgtaatttttatgaaaaggcacattttgttcaggtcattcgGACAAACCCTGAGAAAAAACGTTTGATATTCGTGACTtaatttataatattagtaaatatatatattttaccttgagtttttttaaaactctttttaaatgagtgattcatttgtgtacacttttgaagacattacattttgtaaaaatactataaatgtttttcagcaGTTTATGAAACCAAAATggacaaagattacattttaacGAACTTGACACATGTGATTTAAACTAGATATTTAAAAGATTTGACTGACAACATACTTTAATATGTCACATAACCCTTACCTTCTACTTGACCTTATGTACAAAAGATGTCATGTTTGTTTAGATCATTCAAATTCATTTAATAGATTTTTGctgatttatttgttgtttttatttatttacagttctACAATGAGGAAGAGGCCAAAAAATACTCCCAGAAGTGAGTGTACATGATGATGAAATGTTCAGTGACTGTGTAATGTCTCATGATCACTTAGTAATATTATTGTGTGTTTTGTAGTTCTCGTATGATAGAGATTCAGACGCAGATGTCGGAGAGAGCCGTCGAGCTGTTGAATCTTCCTGAAGATCAGTCATGTTATCTGCTGGATGTGGGGTGAGAATCTCACTGAACGTTTAACACACGCTTGACTTCAGAATACtgtgtttacatgtttttttttactatgtttCATCTGTCAGCTGTGGCTCTGGACTGAGTGGAGATTATTTATCTGAAGCGGGTCATTATTGGGTTGGTGTGGACATCAGTACAGCGATGCTGGGTGaatgcacacgcacacaaacatgcacacacacggacacacacacaaacatgcacacacacggacactcacacatacatgcacacacacggacactcacacatacatgcacacacacggacacacacacacaaacatgcacacacacagacactcacacatacatgcacacacacggacactcacacatacatgcacacacacggacacacacacacaaacatgcacacacacagacactcacacatacatgcacacacacggacattcacacatacatgcacacacacggacactcacacatacatgcacacacacggacactcacacatacatgcacacacacggacactcacacatacatgcacacacacggacactcacacaaacatgcacacacacggacactcacacatacatgcacacacacggacactcacacatacatgcacacacacggacattcacacatacatgcacacacacggacactcacacatacatgcacacacacggacactcacacaaacatgcacacacacggacactcacacatacatgcacacacacggacactcacacatacatgcacacacacggacactcgcacatacacgcacacacacggacactcgcacatacacgcacacacacggacactcgcacaaacacgcgcacacacggacactcacacatacacgcgcacacacggacactcacacatacacgcacacacacggacacacacggacactcacacatacatgcacacacggacactcacacatacatgcacacacggacactcacacatacatgcacacacacacggacactcacacatacatgcacacacacggacactcacacaaacatgcacacacacggacactcacacatacacgcacacacacggacactcacacatacatgcacacacacggacactcacacatacatgcacacacacggacactcacacaaacatgcacacacacggacactcacacatacacgcacacacacggacactcacacatacatgcacacacacggacactcacacatacacgcacacacacggacactcacacatacatgcacacacacggacactcacacatacatgcacacacacggacactcacacatacacgcacacacacggacactcacacatacatgcacacacacggacactcacacatacatgcacacacacggacacacacggacactcacacatacatgcacacacacggacactcacacatacatgcacacacacggacactcacacaaacatgcacacacacggacactcacacaaacacgcacacacacggacactcacacatacacgcacacacacggacacatacacgcacacacacggacactcacacatacatgcgcacacacacagacacacacacggacactcacacacacggacactcacacaaacatgcacacacacggacactcacacatacgcgcacacacacggacactcacacatacatgcgcacacatgcgcacacacacggacactcacacatacacgcacacacacggacactcacacacacaaggacactcgcacatacacgcacacacacggacacgcacacatacacgcacacacacggacacgcacacacacgcacaaacacatgcgcacactcgcacaaacatgcgcacacactcgcacaaacacatacacattcatgcGCACACtcgcacaaacatgcacacacattcatgcgcacactcgcacaaacacacacattcatgcgCACACACGGacgcacacacggacacacacacacacgcacaaacatgcgcacacactcgcacaaacatgcgcacacacggactctcacacatacatgcacacacacggacactcacacatacatgcacacacacggacactcacacaaacacgcacacacacggacactcacacatacacgcacacacacggacacatacacacacgcacaaacatgcgcacacactcgcacaaacatgcgcacacacggactctcacacatacatgcacacacacggacactcacacatacacgcacacacacggacactcacacatacacgcacacacacggacacacacacacacgcacaaacatgcgcacacactcacacaaacatgcacacacacagacactcacacatacatgcacacacacggacactcacacatacatgcacacacacggacactcacacaaacacgcacacacacggacactcacgcatacacgcacacacacggacacatacacgcacacacacggacactcacacatacatgcacacacacacggacactcacacacacggacactcacacaaacatgcacacacacggacactcacacatacgcgcacacacacggacactcacacatacatgcgcacacacatgcgcacacacacgcgcacacacacggacactcacacatacacgcacacacacggacacgcacacatacacgcacacacacggacactcacacacacaaggacactcgcacatacacgcacacacacggacacgcacacatacacgcacacacacggacacgcacacacacgcacaaacacatgcgcacactcgcacaaacacgcgcacacactcgcacaaacacatacacattcatgcGCACACtcgcacaaacatgcacacacattcatgcgcacactcgcacaaacacacacattcatgcgCACACACGGacgcacacacggacacacacacacacgcacaaacatgcgcacacactcgcacaaacatgcgcacacactcgcacaaaaatgcacacacacgcacaatcgcacaaacatgcacacacgcacactcgcacAAACATGCGCACAGACGGGCACACACGGACACATAACACAATCATGCATACTCgcacacatgatcacacacacacactcacacaaacagtcacaaacgcatacacacacacccacatacaagcacacacatacaaactaacacaaacatacacgcacacactcgctcacacagaaataagcacacacacatacgcatgaAAATGTgctcagttgtgttgtgttgtgttgtgtgatgTGCAGATGTTGCGTTGGACAGAGATGTGGAGGGTGATGTGGTGTTGGGTGACATGGGTCAGGGTGTCCCGTTCAGACCTGGAGTGTTTGATGGCTGTATAAGGTACAGATCCAGTCAGAAACACTAATAATATAGCTGAATGTGAGCTCACATATGAGATCTTTGGTGTTGTGTTCAGTATTTCAGCACTGCAGTGGTTGTGTAACGCAGATAAGAAAACTCACAGTCCTCCAAAGAGACTGTATAGGTTCTTCAGCTCGCTGTACTCATCACTGGTGAGATACACATCTTCTACACAAGTCTTTATTATCTGCTGAGTCATGACTGATCTACACGAGTCATTtatcaaacattaaaaaagctGTCTGAATACGCCCCTCTTATGCTGTTGGTCaaataaacagatagtcccgccccctaCTCAACCCATTGGTCGAGTGtatgttattgtctctcaaaacaaacaggactTTTCTTAGTGCCACAgggacacagtgtttacagttttcaagagaATGAATCTATGAATGTcttctagttgtctctgcatattaaactggtatttaacactgaaaaaaagtACATaagctttaaagaaatagttcacctatacataaattctgtcatcatttacttgccctcatgttgtGTGAGTttattcagtgaaacacaaaaggaaatgtttttatgattgtgactcactttaaaggtTGAAAAGGAGCCAAATGTGTCAAAGTAGTCCATGTAACTCTTGCATCATATTCTGAATGTTTACAAACTAAACAATGTGTTCAGTTATCACTgaaatatacagtggcaagaaaaagtatgtgaaccccttagaattagctgtttttctgcattaattattcataaaatgtgatctcatcttcattgaAGTCACAAGTGTagacaatgtgcttaagctaacaacacacaaacaattatattctttcatcttttttattgaacacatcccattaaacattcacagtgctgtggaaaaagtaagtgaacccttggatttaattacTGGATTACACCTGTACAACATTCaggattttggcccattcttccttacagaactgcttcagttcagacatattcttaggatgtctggtgtctctcttgaggtcattccacagcatctctattgggttaatgtctgggctctgactgggacaatCCAAAAGTCATTCTGTAGTGAATTTACTTCAATGTCTTGGGTTATTGTCCTGTTGCATCAACCAACTTCTACTAAGCTTCAACTAGAAACAGCCaacctgacattatcctgtaggatatctggataaacttgggaattcatttttcctttgatggcaagcggtccagccCTGAAACGGCAAAGCAGccacaaatcatgatgctccctccaccatacttcaccgttgagatgatgttttcatgttggcatgtggtgccctttttacgccatacatagtgctgcatgttcttctcAAACAGTTCCACCTTAGTTaatcagtcaaaaaaaaaaattccggtAGTGCTGTGGAGTGTCaaagtggtctttggcaaacttcaggtgtgcagcaatgtttttgctaGAAAGCAGaaagcctgtttaatgttttctgtatagtagactcatgaacagagatgttaaccagttccagtgattccttcaagtcttcatCTGTCACTCTAGGTTTATTTATTACCTTGAGTCATCttagctggacggccacttctagtgagagtacctatagttctaaatcatctccatttatagacagtttgtctaactgtggacagatgaatatctaacggtcacttctagagagagtacatatagtactaaatcatctccatttatagacagtttgtctaactgtggacagatgaatatctaacggccacttatagagagagtacatatagtactaaatcatctccatttatagacagtttgtctaactgtggacagatgaatatctaacggccacttatagagagagtacatatagtactaaataatctccatttatagacagtttgtctaactgtggacagatgaatatctaacggccacttcaagagagagtacctatagtactaaatcatctccatttatagacagtttttttaactgtggacagatgaatatctaacggccacttctagagtacctatagtactaaatcatctccatttatagacagtttgtctaactgtggacagatgtatatctaacagccacttctagagagagtacctatagtactaaatcatctccatttatagacagtttgtctaactgtggacagatgaatatctaacggccacttctagagagagtacatatagtactaaatcatctccatttatagacagtttgtctaactgtggacagatgaatatctaacagccacttctagagagagtacatatagtactaaatcatctccatttatagacagtttgtctaactgtggacagatgaatatctaacagccacttctagtgagagtacctatagtactaaatcatctccatttatagacagtttgtctaactgtggacagatgaatatctaacagccacttatagtgagagtacctatagtactaaatcatctgcatttatagacagtttgtctaactgtggacagatgaatatctaacggccacttctagagagagtacatatagtactaaatcatctccatttatagacagtttgtctaactgtgcacagatgaatatctaacggccacttctagagagagtacctatagtactaaatcatctccatttatagacagtttgtctaactgtggacagatgaatatctaacagccacttctagtgagagtacctatagtactaaatcatctgcatttatagacagtttgtctaactgtggacagatgaatatctaacggccacttctagtgagagtacctatagttctaaatcatctccatttatagacagtttgtctcactgtggacagatgaatatctaacggtcacttctagagagagtacctatagtactaaatcatctccatttatagacagtttgtctaactgtggacagatgaatatctaacggccacttatagagagagtacatatagtactaaatcatctccatttatagacagtttgtctaactgtggacagatgaatatctaacggccacttctagtgagagtacctatagtactaaatcatctccatttatagacagtttgtctaactgtggacagatgaatatctaacggccacttatagagagagtacatatagtactaaatcatctccatttatagacagtttgtctaactgtggacagatgaatatctaacggccacttctagtgagagtacctatagtactaaatcatctacatttatatgcagctctaacccacacctccaatctcaattcattaattacatttccagATTTGCCAACACctaactctaattagcttttgttgaagtCTTTAGCCTAGGAGTTcaattactttttccacagcactgtgaatgtttaatgggatgtgttcataAAGATATGAAAGATTCTAACTGTGTTGTTAGCTTCAGGACcttgtgtttgtctatacatgtgaatttaatgaagatgagatcacattttatgacaaattaatgtagaaaaacagctaatttcaaagggttcacatatttttcttgccacagtatgtgtttttttttttcttttactgctTGTCTTCCCTAtaaaattattttcctcaaactgACAGGAAACACATAGTCCTTTATAACAATATGAGCTGATAAACTGACTGTTCATGTTGTTGTAGGCGAGAGGAGCGCGTGCTGTCTTTCAGATTTACCCAGAAAACTCTGAGCAGGTCAGTGTTTCATGAACACAGTTGTGTGCTGTTCACTTTAATCTTGTCAGaggaacaaatgaataaaatgcGAGTTGAGATGTAGTTGTGTTGTTTGTGTGGTCAGTTGGAGTTGATCACATCTCAGTCCATGAAAGCCGGATTCACAGGAGGAATGGTGGTGGATTATCCCAACAGCAGCAAAGCCAAAAAGTACAAACTGCAGCTGTTATTATCATTCATCAACACAAGTATATGTAATCATCATAATGAGTGACTTTATAATCTTCACCTTTTTTTCAAAGgttttttctgtgtttgtttgctgGCGTATCAGGCGTTTTACCAAAGGTATGTACAGCATCGGTGTGAACACATGAACGCACAGGTGACTGTGATGATTGAATGATTTGTGTTGATTTCAGGGTTTAGATTCAGAGAGTGCCGACAGACGAGTGTCAAATCAAGTTCAGTTCACAGCGCAGaggtacacacatgcacacacatacacgcacacacacacatacacgcgcacacacacacacacatgcgcacatacacacacacacacgtgcgcacacacacacacacacacacacacacacacgtgcgcacacacatacatgcgcacacacacatacacacacacacacacacgtgcgcacacacacacgcacttgaTTTACACTTGTCACCATCTGCTCCTGTCAATTAAAGGTCCCGTTTTAAAGCGATGAAGGGAAAGTCTGTGAAGAAGAGCAAAGACTGGATCGTGGAGAAGAAAGAGAGACGCCGTCGACAGGGGAAGTATGTCTCGTTCTCTACTTATAAACCTCTTTAACATGAAGTATCTCACAACTGCTGCTTGAGTTTCATATTAACACATGTGGAAGAGAAAGTGTTTTTACTGGTCACTGTTCAACATTATTTTATCATCACATTTTTTGacaaataaatgttataaatagTTACAATATTCCACGTAGTCTCTCATTAATTACAAGTTCATTATTGTCATTTGCCTTGGAGGAAATGATGTTATTTTAAACATCATTGTTTATACTTCCCCTCTTTGTTTTCTCAGGGACGTAAGAGCCGACACCAAGTACACGGGACGTCACAGGAGACCACGCTTCTGACCCGTCTCTACATTGTGTGCATTCATGTGCTCAGGATTTCTCCAGTTTACAACACATTTCTATTCTTACAGACTGATTTAGAGATCACGTGATCCACATATTGCAGGAAATCAACAACATTTGCAAAGAATTGGAATCTGAGTTCATTTGTATTTATAACATGAACAGATTTGAATCCATTCAGAATCACTCATAATAAATTCTGCAAACAATGTTTATGTTGTTATGTATACACTGCTGTGAAAATATGATTaccaataattcaaataaaaatatccaATAAACAAGAATGAGTAAAATCATGAATCACTTTTAAACTTTGAATaagatgttttattttctgtttgtaaGCGCTGGATCCCATTCCACACTCTGTCCATATATGAAGCACAGCAGAAAGAATGGAACtgaagaacattttaaaacattcttCATGTTTTTAACATTTGAATCCATTTTTATAGGCAGAAATGCTGTAAGTATTTCCTTTAACCCCAATCATTAGACCTGATGTGATGATGTCGTTCTCGAAACACACTGATCGATATCGTGTGTACTAAGCGCGTGAGATGATCAGTTTGACGCTCCGCTGCGCGAGCGATGAGCGCGTCAGACCGCTGCGAGTGAAACATGAAGGATCGCACGCAAGAACTCCGACATGTGAGTGTTTCTGAATCATCTCATAATCTGTCGAGTGCAACTTATTCATTTAAGGACAGAAGTTCATATTAATGATCTTTAAACGACAGAAGGCATTATTGAATGTTTAATAACAATCACATTTTGAATGTCACTGATCAATAATAATCTTTCAGAGCTGTATTGTCACATTAGTTTCTCCTGTTTGTAATAAAATTGTTGCCATTTTGTGGGAAATGAAATGAACGATCAATATAAATCGATTTGAATTGAGTTTTTCATCCGGcgcggagtgtgtgtgtgtgtgtgtgtgtgtgtgtgtgagtgagacgcACGTGCGGTGAGTTATAATGTTTTACGCGCCGAAGAGATGCTAAAATACACTCATTTAAATATTCATGAACATAATTAACATTCACAGCTGCACGTATAACAGATCAAagtttttgaaatgtatttgaccattctATATGATCAAAGAAAATAACAATGatattatttaaagtattttagcaATAGCAATACCATATTTGAGAAAGTATAAATGGCAATAGTTATTGCTAGTTAGTGTATTGCACAAGTAATCACAACAGCGCTGTAGATATACATCATTTCCTTTGAAACACAATGTCTCTGAAAATGAGGTGATTCAAACCTGCTGTAGTGCATTTGAtgtgtatgttgtgtttttgATGTTCCAGTTGGTCTCAACTGATCCAGAGCTGTAGATTGATCTCAGCACTATTAATCATTGACTAATCTTacacta
This window harbors:
- the bud23 gene encoding probable 18S rRNA (guanine-N(7))-methyltransferase; the encoded protein is MSSSCRRPEHKAPPELFYNEEEAKKYSQNSRMIEIQTQMSERAVELLNLPEDQSCYLLDVGCGSGLSGDYLSEAGHYWVGVDISTAMLDVALDRDVEGDVVLGDMGQGVPFRPGVFDGCISISALQWLCNADKKTHSPPKRLYRFFSSLYSSLARGARAVFQIYPENSEQLELITSQSMKAGFTGGMVVDYPNSSKAKKFFLCLFAGVSGVLPKGLDSESADRRVSNQVQFTAQRSRFKAMKGKSVKKSKDWIVEKKERRRRQGKDVRADTKYTGRHRRPRF